Proteins encoded together in one Thermoplasmatales archaeon BRNA1 window:
- a CDS encoding Listeria-Bacteroides repeat domain (List_Bact_rpt) — MRSKIFALGAVLVMCLTALACVCTVTDESDATNYTYSATDTGLIDLYPAVGDVITITNVSSINDCPYGTLNTSTHVATITIPQMAAGKYSVYDSYVINDTSGGHCWMNLHSNQNWPTGRLTDYFYERSDPIYVANGTQVSFTATYDDTDDMTYYLDYEKVTYVTPGVGLTLNSRGDLNGTVNAPAGSTIYIDWADHYDFNDEGITDISGRLTLVVVSFEHPHTVHYDGNGNTGGSTVDTVVTAQGTGNVSVTLATNGFVKTGHSFAGWLVNGTVYQPGQTVSVGADQTVTAVAQWTANSVTATVNNLSAVSGMSYSNQIGASCNNGGTISYAVTSCTGGTATVNGSGLVTYSAPVVSSTANYTVTVTVTASYPDGSSVSQVVSFTVTVDPVLSFTNAATSGTLSVKGA, encoded by the coding sequence ATGAGGAGCAAAATCTTCGCCCTCGGTGCCGTCCTGGTCATGTGCCTGACCGCCCTCGCGTGCGTGTGCACAGTGACGGACGAATCCGATGCCACGAACTACACCTATTCGGCCACCGACACCGGTCTGATAGACCTCTATCCTGCGGTCGGCGACGTGATAACCATCACGAACGTCTCCAGCATCAACGACTGTCCCTACGGTACGCTGAACACCAGCACCCATGTGGCGACGATCACCATCCCCCAGATGGCCGCAGGAAAGTACTCCGTGTACGACAGTTATGTCATCAATGATACCAGCGGCGGTCACTGCTGGATGAACCTTCATTCCAACCAGAACTGGCCTACGGGAAGGCTCACGGACTACTTCTACGAACGCAGTGACCCGATCTACGTCGCCAACGGTACGCAGGTTTCCTTCACGGCGACCTACGACGACACCGACGACATGACCTACTATCTCGACTACGAGAAGGTCACCTACGTCACCCCAGGGGTCGGCCTCACGCTGAACTCCAGGGGCGACCTCAATGGTACCGTCAATGCACCCGCCGGAAGCACGATCTACATCGACTGGGCGGATCACTACGATTTCAACGACGAGGGAATCACCGACATCAGCGGAAGACTCACTCTCGTAGTGGTATCCTTCGAACATCCCCACACCGTCCATTACGACGGCAACGGGAACACGGGAGGTTCCACCGTGGATACCGTGGTGACCGCACAGGGCACCGGTAATGTCTCCGTCACGCTGGCCACCAACGGCTTCGTTAAAACGGGACACTCCTTCGCAGGATGGCTCGTCAACGGCACCGTCTATCAGCCCGGACAGACCGTATCCGTCGGAGCGGACCAGACCGTCACGGCGGTGGCCCAGTGGACCGCCAATTCCGTGACCGCGACGGTCAACAATCTGTCGGCGGTCAGCGGCATGAGCTACAGCAACCAGATCGGGGCCTCGTGCAACAACGGCGGAACGATCTCTTACGCGGTCACGTCCTGCACGGGAGGAACCGCCACGGTGAACGGAAGCGGTCTCGTGACCTATTCCGCCCCTGTCGTGTCCTCCACTGCCAACTACACAGTGACCGTGACGGTAACGGCATCATACCCCGACGGATCCTCCGTCTCCCAGGTCGTGAGCTTCACCGTCACCGTCGACCCCGTCCTCTCGTTCACGAACGCCGCCACCAGCGGAACACTCTCCGTCAAGGGGGCCTGA
- a CDS encoding Listeria/Bacterioides repeat protein, whose product MNATVSKGVSIMLAVIMAAAVIPFFMDSADANPGDAENDPLIWWNNTIILLPEVVAGEITDPDNEVLEPPESLVIDWGDGQSQVEPVDGYVVKGELEIVHTYADTGSYHITCTPQKSGFTYETYELWMEISGAPTVYFYDGEDEITHIVAENGYGVGSYEDNYFSKISAPADPTKEGKTFAGWFYNGSEFDFDTVITTPTVLQAHWTDTAPVSTDITVYIDGHASTFQQGTVLSSLTAPTYEGYTFAGWCSDEGRTTILAGTTVLTDGMHIYTKWTQNTAPIAEQITVIVDGQNVTVDEGKTVADLTVPTQEGKTFQGWYADEACTVALDGGTVLTAGMHAYAKFADAAATEDGEDSEKQFWEDLPVVAISICAIGAIVAVAGLRYHPVILAIGVAIIVIGGLDFGGIISLF is encoded by the coding sequence ATGAACGCGACAGTTTCCAAGGGGGTGAGTATCATGCTGGCCGTCATCATGGCGGCCGCCGTCATCCCCTTCTTCATGGATTCGGCAGACGCCAATCCCGGCGATGCCGAGAACGACCCCCTCATCTGGTGGAACAACACCATCATCCTCCTGCCCGAAGTCGTGGCTGGAGAGATCACCGACCCCGACAACGAAGTGCTCGAACCCCCGGAGTCCCTTGTCATCGATTGGGGAGACGGACAGTCTCAGGTCGAACCCGTCGACGGATACGTCGTAAAGGGCGAGCTGGAGATAGTCCACACCTACGCCGACACCGGTTCCTACCACATCACCTGCACCCCCCAGAAGAGCGGATTCACCTACGAGACCTACGAGCTGTGGATGGAGATCTCCGGTGCCCCCACCGTCTACTTCTACGACGGCGAGGACGAGATCACCCACATCGTCGCTGAGAACGGCTACGGAGTCGGATCATACGAGGACAACTACTTCTCGAAGATCTCCGCACCCGCCGACCCCACCAAGGAGGGCAAGACCTTCGCTGGTTGGTTCTACAACGGATCCGAGTTCGACTTCGATACCGTCATCACCACACCCACCGTCCTCCAGGCACACTGGACCGACACCGCACCCGTCAGCACCGACATCACCGTCTACATCGACGGCCACGCATCCACATTCCAGCAGGGAACCGTCCTGTCCAGCCTCACCGCGCCCACCTACGAGGGTTACACCTTCGCCGGCTGGTGCTCCGACGAGGGAAGGACCACGATCCTCGCGGGAACCACCGTCCTCACCGATGGAATGCACATCTACACCAAGTGGACCCAGAACACCGCACCTATCGCGGAGCAGATCACCGTCATCGTCGACGGACAGAACGTGACCGTGGACGAGGGCAAGACCGTCGCCGACCTGACAGTTCCCACCCAGGAGGGAAAGACCTTCCAGGGATGGTATGCTGACGAGGCCTGTACCGTCGCCCTTGACGGTGGAACCGTCCTCACCGCGGGTATGCACGCGTACGCGAAGTTCGCCGATGCTGCCGCTACCGAAGACGGAGAGGACAGCGAGAAGCAGTTCTGGGAAGACCTGCCCGTTGTGGCGATCTCCATCTGCGCCATCGGTGCCATCGTTGCCGTTGCCGGACTCAGGTACCATCCCGTCATCCTTGCGATCGGTGTCGCCATCATCGTGATCGGAGGCCTCGACTTCGGGGGCATAATCAGCCTGTTCTGA
- a CDS encoding Listeria-Bacteroides repeat domain (List_Bact_rpt), protein MNAKNRTFALGAVLVMCLTALACVNVVSDDSDAWNANAGTYIYMDSDYYDFEGEDCDISERCTTGTIWGSSASLNPTDHPGPPSTEYYLPQWASGTVSYNLIVMDGGGVDIIVDQTDSATVVGTYGLSSDRPITDTVDTGVWINGHYGTKTIYVRSGTQFDLRISDGYSTHNVNLSNNSCGLSVTSTDLGGRITGTLTGNVTISCSGVWATGDQSSATYNIVAVAAPVSYTHTIVYDANGGNGTVSNTVVTDQNNGNTNVTLAANGFSKAGYAFVGWKIGNTVYQPGQTVSVGANASVTATAQWSENTVTATANNISGVSGMSYTNQVGASASNGGSLSYAVKSCTGGTASVNANGLVTYNAPNVSSTTSFTVTITVTGTFSGGSTVVRDVSFTVSVDPVLSFTNAATSGTLSVKGA, encoded by the coding sequence ATGAACGCCAAGAACAGGACATTCGCCCTCGGTGCCGTCCTGGTCATGTGCCTGACCGCCCTCGCGTGCGTGAACGTCGTATCCGACGATTCGGACGCCTGGAACGCCAATGCCGGAACCTACATCTACATGGATTCCGACTACTACGACTTCGAGGGCGAGGACTGCGACATCAGCGAGAGGTGCACTACAGGGACCATCTGGGGTTCCAGCGCCTCCCTGAATCCGACGGACCATCCCGGTCCTCCGTCCACCGAGTACTATCTGCCCCAGTGGGCCAGCGGTACAGTCAGCTACAACCTCATCGTCATGGACGGCGGGGGCGTCGACATCATCGTCGACCAGACCGATTCAGCAACCGTCGTGGGCACTTACGGACTGTCCTCCGACAGGCCGATTACCGATACGGTCGACACGGGCGTATGGATAAACGGCCACTACGGCACCAAGACGATCTACGTCAGGTCCGGAACCCAGTTCGACCTGAGGATATCCGACGGATACAGCACCCACAACGTGAACCTGAGCAACAACAGCTGCGGTCTCTCGGTAACCTCAACGGACCTGGGAGGCAGAATCACCGGTACCCTGACGGGCAACGTCACCATCTCGTGTTCGGGAGTATGGGCCACCGGGGATCAGAGTTCGGCCACCTACAACATAGTGGCCGTCGCCGCACCCGTCAGCTACACCCACACGATCGTCTATGACGCCAACGGAGGAAACGGAACCGTCTCCAACACCGTGGTGACCGACCAGAACAACGGCAACACCAACGTCACCCTGGCCGCCAACGGATTCTCCAAGGCGGGATACGCCTTCGTCGGCTGGAAGATCGGGAACACCGTCTATCAGCCCGGACAGACCGTATCCGTGGGTGCGAACGCATCGGTGACCGCGACCGCACAGTGGAGCGAGAACACCGTCACCGCCACGGCCAACAACATCTCCGGGGTATCCGGGATGTCCTACACCAACCAGGTCGGTGCATCCGCCAGCAACGGCGGTTCCCTGTCCTATGCGGTGAAGTCCTGCACGGGAGGAACGGCATCCGTCAACGCAAACGGTCTCGTTACCTACAATGCACCCAACGTCAGTTCGACCACCTCGTTCACGGTGACCATTACCGTCACGGGAACGTTCTCCGGCGGATCCACCGTCGTAAGGGACGTCTCGTTCACGGTCTCCGTGGATCCCGTGCTGTCGTTCACCAACGCGGCGACCAGCGGAACGCTTTCCGTCAAGGGGGCCTGA
- a CDS encoding Listeria-Bacteroides repeat domain (List_Bact_rpt) gives MKRILTLAAAILAVSVVFLAFGMLSDDSDASTASTFGSDSVGAERIVFDSNGGSGGYVQYVLNGNSVYFPTEYKAPGTSNTTYSQISKSGYVLMGWSENSGASAPSYYPGQSYTVTTDRTFYAVWKDLTYDCIDRFGGNSDSHDSEAQHVTVQVGSSPGLTIDDETGAYILMRAVLDRGTYRYTLTVNGNGNTLSSTTENTNTSISADWLTLNISRNGEFSFSGTPNRTGIFEISIHMQTKGMGGSWGDLEDIWCKWFVSVYDGNDPSNICHVTYNGNDCGYGPYHTAVKLPNSVTNRQKGWNVTVDGSPSIFPVGGSYTLVKKETILTVNEYTFDEVSAAGVVGVIAYNANGGFYNGSFAELVPTYGYTGLKNGSIVTKDGFTFLGWNATGLATDIIYPSGYLYDIQGEYTELKAVWGSPGSSATIYFENPGDGSQNFSVITFSGYRYALPVNGIALSGYDFMGWSETRYDVGMGTADAGNSVLVSSTKTFYAVFQPKVYTCTLRYDGNGGIGTMGVQSETVSSVPHYMTVAGCSFAYAGYSFAGWSETRYADSPSYLPGSSYCFADSGDVTLYAVWTENVQSEYNTFHLIFNGNGQNVTNVPPQAYRITSEASAVFYVPSSVPQKDDCRFTGWSETAYGSAVYQPGQRITMSLSEGQSTKTLTLFAVWEAKVIGGDGTTVTVTFVADSGTLRSVPVPSGNVVTMISAPAVEGRAFLGWYNLAEKWDFSTPVTEDLTLNAKYLPVFHLDIEGTTVKVVLDCTSSSTRVSFSDGFAKTYESSSIPGHTVANNTSGSVTVTVTTENGPFTAVCHYTVADGQGDNGEEEEKQGIAINDSVYWIAGGIVGILALFVVGRMFL, from the coding sequence ATGAAAAGGATTCTAACACTCGCAGCGGCGATCCTTGCCGTCTCCGTCGTGTTCCTGGCCTTCGGTATGCTGTCCGACGACAGCGACGCTTCCACGGCGTCAACCTTCGGCTCGGATTCCGTCGGGGCGGAGAGGATCGTCTTCGATTCCAACGGAGGCTCGGGAGGATATGTTCAGTACGTCCTCAACGGCAACTCCGTGTACTTCCCCACGGAGTACAAAGCGCCCGGCACGTCGAACACCACATACTCGCAGATCTCCAAATCGGGATACGTTCTGATGGGATGGTCCGAGAACAGCGGCGCATCCGCACCGTCCTACTATCCCGGACAGTCCTACACCGTTACGACGGACAGGACGTTCTACGCAGTCTGGAAGGATCTGACCTACGACTGCATCGACAGGTTCGGAGGGAATTCCGACAGCCACGATTCCGAGGCCCAGCACGTCACCGTCCAGGTCGGGAGCAGTCCCGGTCTGACCATCGACGATGAGACGGGTGCCTACATCCTGATGAGGGCGGTTCTCGATAGGGGGACCTACAGGTACACCCTGACCGTGAACGGCAATGGGAACACCTTATCGTCCACCACCGAGAACACCAATACTTCGATCTCCGCGGATTGGCTCACGCTGAACATCTCCAGGAACGGGGAGTTCTCCTTCTCAGGCACGCCCAACAGGACGGGAATCTTCGAGATCAGCATCCACATGCAGACCAAGGGGATGGGCGGATCCTGGGGAGACCTGGAGGATATCTGGTGCAAGTGGTTCGTCTCTGTCTACGACGGGAACGACCCCTCGAACATCTGCCACGTCACCTACAATGGGAACGACTGCGGATACGGACCCTACCACACCGCAGTTAAGTTACCGAATTCTGTAACTAACCGCCAGAAAGGATGGAACGTAACCGTGGACGGTTCCCCCTCGATCTTCCCTGTGGGCGGCTCCTACACCCTGGTGAAGAAGGAAACCATCCTCACCGTCAACGAGTACACCTTCGACGAGGTCTCCGCCGCCGGAGTCGTCGGAGTAATAGCTTACAACGCCAACGGAGGATTCTACAACGGATCCTTCGCCGAACTGGTCCCCACCTACGGTTACACCGGTCTGAAGAACGGCTCCATCGTCACCAAGGACGGATTCACGTTCCTGGGATGGAACGCCACCGGTCTTGCGACCGACATCATCTATCCGTCGGGATACCTCTACGACATCCAGGGCGAGTACACCGAGCTGAAAGCGGTCTGGGGAAGCCCCGGCTCTTCGGCCACAATATACTTCGAGAACCCCGGCGACGGATCGCAGAACTTCTCAGTCATAACATTTTCAGGTTATAGGTACGCCCTGCCCGTGAACGGCATAGCCCTCTCAGGCTACGACTTCATGGGATGGTCCGAGACCAGATACGACGTCGGGATGGGCACCGCGGATGCGGGAAACTCCGTCCTCGTCTCATCGACTAAGACCTTCTATGCCGTCTTCCAGCCCAAGGTCTACACCTGTACGCTGAGGTACGACGGCAACGGCGGGATCGGTACGATGGGCGTCCAGTCCGAGACCGTTTCCTCCGTGCCGCACTACATGACCGTGGCGGGATGCTCCTTCGCCTATGCGGGGTATTCCTTCGCGGGATGGTCCGAGACCAGGTACGCGGATTCCCCGTCCTACCTGCCGGGAAGCTCCTACTGCTTCGCGGATTCGGGTGATGTCACGCTATACGCGGTCTGGACCGAGAACGTCCAGTCCGAGTACAACACCTTCCACCTGATCTTCAACGGCAACGGGCAGAACGTGACCAACGTGCCGCCTCAGGCATATCGGATTACATCCGAGGCCTCCGCGGTCTTCTACGTGCCGTCCTCCGTGCCCCAGAAGGACGATTGCAGGTTCACAGGATGGTCCGAGACCGCCTACGGCTCCGCAGTCTACCAGCCCGGACAGAGGATAACCATGTCCCTGTCCGAGGGCCAGAGCACCAAAACGCTAACGCTGTTCGCGGTGTGGGAGGCTAAGGTGATCGGAGGCGACGGCACCACCGTCACCGTGACGTTCGTGGCGGATTCGGGCACACTGCGTTCCGTACCCGTCCCTTCAGGCAACGTCGTTACGATGATCTCCGCGCCCGCCGTCGAGGGAAGGGCGTTCCTGGGATGGTACAACCTTGCCGAGAAATGGGACTTCTCCACCCCGGTCACCGAGGACCTGACCCTGAACGCCAAGTACTTGCCTGTGTTCCATCTGGACATCGAGGGAACGACCGTGAAGGTCGTGCTGGACTGCACCAGTTCATCCACCAGGGTATCGTTCTCCGACGGTTTCGCCAAGACCTACGAATCGTCCTCGATCCCGGGGCACACAGTTGCGAACAACACCAGCGGTTCGGTGACCGTCACCGTGACCACGGAGAACGGCCCGTTCACCGCGGTCTGCCATTACACCGTGGCCGACGGCCAGGGAGATAATGGGGAAGAGGAAGAGAAGCAGGGAATCGCGATCAACGACTCCGTCTACTGGATAGCGGGCGGAATCGTCGGTATACTGGCCCTGTTCGTCGTCGGGAGGATGTTCCTATGA
- a CDS encoding putative Ig domain protein — translation MTAIKSKHFGVLSVFAVALMLAVCVSPMLFSEDSDAATGDGTIYLRPGDTYTWTPTFNIDSSRVSLTVNASTSTTPGTFSSSSTAGGVTASVSNKTVSISVADGTSASTVYVKVKATTTSGVSQTATATITVKVIVPTISFNDVNTYQGGTVSATPSISGASIDGKTVTYTATGLPSGLSVNASNGKVTGTVASNAQAKTYSVKVTGTIATDPTQTFSGTFNIIVASSMTLTAPGAQYTAQGTAKDITLSGSNTTSATTWQITSQAVTGISMSTSTGTSGKITVASTVAAGTYTIDYKATNPTSGQVATQSVTVTVGSVAINSVSATGGTGGNVSAGAITLYSVTGTAAEFTVSAASNPSAASLGLTLSKSGTNADKVTLSGQKISTATSLAAGTYTFTLTETQASTGATASVSVTLIVDPVFDFSNSVTSGSLSVKGAGN, via the coding sequence ATGACTGCCATCAAAAGCAAGCATTTCGGAGTCCTCTCCGTATTCGCCGTAGCTCTGATGCTGGCCGTCTGCGTGTCGCCCATGCTGTTCTCCGAGGACAGCGACGCGGCGACGGGGGACGGAACCATCTACCTCAGGCCGGGCGACACGTACACCTGGACACCGACATTCAACATCGACAGTTCAAGGGTCTCCCTCACTGTCAACGCCAGCACATCGACCACACCCGGAACGTTCTCCAGTTCTTCGACCGCGGGCGGGGTAACTGCCTCAGTGTCGAACAAGACCGTTTCCATCTCCGTCGCCGACGGAACCTCCGCTTCTACCGTTTACGTCAAGGTCAAGGCCACGACCACCTCGGGAGTCAGCCAGACCGCCACCGCCACGATCACCGTCAAGGTCATCGTTCCCACGATCTCCTTCAACGACGTGAACACCTACCAGGGCGGAACCGTCTCCGCTACTCCTTCCATCTCTGGAGCATCCATCGACGGAAAGACCGTCACCTACACCGCGACCGGACTCCCCTCAGGACTGTCCGTGAACGCGTCCAACGGTAAGGTCACCGGAACCGTGGCATCCAACGCCCAGGCCAAGACCTACAGCGTCAAGGTCACGGGAACCATCGCCACCGACCCCACCCAGACCTTCTCAGGCACATTCAACATCATCGTCGCTTCCTCGATGACCCTCACCGCCCCCGGAGCGCAGTACACCGCCCAGGGAACCGCCAAGGACATCACCCTTTCGGGAAGCAACACAACCTCCGCCACCACCTGGCAGATCACCTCCCAGGCCGTGACCGGAATCTCCATGTCCACCTCCACCGGAACCAGCGGTAAGATCACCGTCGCCTCGACCGTGGCAGCTGGAACCTACACCATCGACTACAAGGCGACCAACCCCACCAGCGGACAGGTCGCCACCCAGAGCGTCACCGTCACCGTAGGTAGTGTGGCAATCAACAGCGTCTCCGCCACCGGAGGAACGGGAGGGAACGTCTCCGCAGGAGCAATCACCCTGTACTCCGTCACCGGAACCGCCGCCGAGTTCACCGTCAGCGCTGCATCCAACCCCAGCGCGGCCAGCCTCGGTCTCACCCTGAGCAAGAGCGGAACCAACGCGGACAAGGTCACCCTCAGCGGACAGAAGATCTCCACCGCCACTTCCCTGGCAGCGGGAACCTACACCTTCACCCTGACCGAGACCCAGGCCTCCACCGGAGCCACCGCCTCTGTCAGCGTCACCCTGATCGTTGACCCCGTCTTCGACTTCAGCAACAGCGTCACCAGCGGATCTCTCTCCGTCAAGGGAGCAGGGAACTGA